A genomic stretch from Hydrogenimonas urashimensis includes:
- a CDS encoding methylaspartate mutase, whose amino-acid sequence MSLFRREREIITRNEYVDHFDFDEIEEFVKNASKELFISHRFKTSDAMQVQPRGGFPTYEKVFRLYEEFKEAGVDVLPLTIDSNTRLNDYATAKKMLALSEENDVDMLNGYPLINHGYRTTRKMITHFDTPVSLRHGTPDARLLVEMALASGIFEIEGGPITYLLPYSKNFPLDKAFLYWKYVEKVCALYSKLNEPINRESFGPLSATLQPPAIVIVIQIIEMLLSLEEGVKSFSVSFSQTGSMIQDVVTANVIRKLSRRYADMFGHHDADIHLVYHQWMGAFPYNKEFSDALITASTVIAAMVGADKIITKTRNEAFGIPTKEANARAVASVKYTLGMLKGLPNVSDEEEEENLTNMVNEIMEAVLNDSADTLWRKVFNAIKKGHIEIPFSPHVINANEVITIRDPQENIRILERGKLPISDRSFAFERSKIRLKEGERVVDKIIKDIGIMQ is encoded by the coding sequence ATGAGCCTTTTCAGGCGCGAACGGGAAATCATCACGAGAAACGAGTATGTCGACCATTTCGATTTCGACGAGATCGAAGAGTTCGTGAAAAACGCCAGCAAAGAGCTCTTCATCTCCCATCGTTTCAAAACCTCCGACGCGATGCAGGTACAGCCCCGCGGCGGCTTTCCGACCTATGAAAAGGTGTTTCGTCTCTACGAAGAGTTCAAGGAGGCGGGTGTCGACGTCCTGCCCCTGACGATCGATTCCAACACACGTCTCAACGATTACGCCACCGCCAAGAAGATGCTAGCGCTGAGTGAAGAGAACGACGTGGACATGCTCAACGGCTATCCGCTCATCAACCACGGCTACCGCACGACCCGGAAAATGATCACCCATTTCGACACCCCCGTCAGCCTCCGTCACGGCACACCGGATGCCAGGCTCCTTGTGGAGATGGCGCTCGCTTCGGGCATTTTCGAGATCGAAGGGGGACCCATCACCTACCTGCTCCCCTACTCCAAAAATTTTCCGCTGGACAAAGCTTTTCTCTACTGGAAATATGTCGAGAAAGTATGCGCCCTCTACTCCAAGCTCAACGAACCGATCAACCGGGAATCTTTCGGTCCCCTGAGCGCCACGCTTCAGCCGCCGGCCATTGTCATCGTCATCCAGATCATCGAAATGCTGCTTTCACTCGAGGAGGGCGTCAAATCTTTCTCCGTCAGTTTCTCCCAGACCGGATCGATGATTCAGGATGTGGTCACCGCCAACGTGATCAGGAAACTTTCCCGCCGCTACGCCGATATGTTCGGCCATCACGACGCGGATATCCATCTCGTTTACCACCAGTGGATGGGGGCGTTTCCCTACAACAAGGAGTTCTCCGACGCCCTGATCACCGCCTCGACCGTCATCGCCGCCATGGTGGGTGCCGACAAGATCATCACCAAGACACGCAACGAAGCCTTCGGCATTCCGACCAAAGAGGCCAACGCCCGGGCCGTCGCCAGTGTCAAGTACACCCTCGGCATGCTCAAGGGACTGCCCAATGTCAGCGACGAAGAGGAGGAGGAAAACCTCACCAACATGGTCAACGAAATCATGGAGGCGGTTTTGAACGACAGCGCCGACACCCTCTGGCGCAAAGTTTTCAACGCCATCAAAAAGGGACATATCGAGATCCCCTTCTCTCCCCATGTCATCAACGCCAACGAAGTCATAACGATTCGCGACCCCCAGGAGAACATTCGCATTCTAGAACGGGGAAAACTGCCGATATCCGACAGAAGCTTCGCCTTCGAAAGATCGAAAATCAGGCTCAAAGAGGGCGAAAGGGTCGTCGACAAAATCATCAAAGACATAGGAATCATGCAATGA
- the glmS gene encoding methylaspartate mutase subunit S: MKVVTGVVGNDIHVVANRLIEISLKERGFTVFNLGVNTYLEEFLDAVIETDADVLLISSLNGEAEGWCRDLQILKESYRFRKRVVFMIGGNLGVGEMDPDALVPKFKSYGFDLVFHQVDLNEGLDRLEVFLKESA; the protein is encoded by the coding sequence ATGAAAGTTGTAACAGGAGTGGTCGGAAACGACATCCATGTCGTCGCCAACCGATTGATCGAAATCTCTCTCAAAGAACGCGGTTTTACCGTCTTCAACCTGGGGGTCAACACCTATCTCGAAGAGTTTCTCGATGCCGTCATCGAGACCGACGCCGACGTCCTGCTCATCTCGTCCCTCAACGGCGAGGCGGAGGGGTGGTGCCGGGATCTGCAGATTCTTAAAGAGAGCTACCGCTTCAGAAAACGCGTCGTCTTCATGATCGGCGGCAACCTGGGAGTCGGAGAGATGGACCCAGATGCGCTCGTGCCCAAATTCAAAAGCTACGGCTTCGACCTCGTTTTTCACCAGGTCGATCTCAACGAGGGTCTCGACCGGCTCGAAGTTTTTCTGAAGGAGAGCGCATGA
- the rraA gene encoding ribonuclease E activity regulator RraA: protein MKFFTADICDECKERVQVLDPVFKSYGGAPACYGPIQTLKLEKNNTELISLLKEEGHDRFIVVDVGGAYDAVVGENLMKLAHHNGWAGILVHGYVRDIHVTTTIPVGLWALGTCPRKSFEHNPAQRDVELSFAGATFRNGDYLLADRDGIVVISPETMADLQEKLF, encoded by the coding sequence ATGAAGTTCTTCACGGCCGATATCTGCGATGAATGCAAAGAACGGGTCCAGGTGCTCGATCCGGTTTTCAAATCCTACGGGGGCGCACCGGCGTGCTACGGGCCCATCCAGACGCTGAAACTCGAGAAAAACAACACCGAACTGATCTCCCTGCTCAAAGAGGAGGGGCACGACCGATTCATCGTCGTCGATGTGGGAGGCGCCTACGATGCGGTGGTCGGTGAGAACCTGATGAAACTGGCGCACCACAATGGCTGGGCCGGCATCCTTGTACATGGGTATGTCCGCGATATCCATGTGACAACGACGATTCCCGTAGGCCTCTGGGCGCTTGGGACCTGTCCCAGGAAAAGTTTCGAACACAACCCGGCACAGCGGGATGTGGAACTCTCCTTCGCCGGCGCGACTTTCCGCAATGGCGACTACCTTCTGGCGGATAGGGACGGCATTGTGGTCATCTCACCCGAAACAATGGCCGATTTGCAGGAAAAGCTCTTTTAA